One Chlorobaculum limnaeum genomic window carries:
- a CDS encoding ATP-dependent Clp protease ATP-binding subunit: MEGNFSNRVQDVIRLSREEALRLGHDYIGTEHLLLGLIREGEGIGARILKNLKVDLFRLKQKIEENTHPKVPATQMGNVPLTKQAEKVLKITYLEAKICKSTIIGTEHLLLSILKGEDNIASQILEQFGVTYDLVREELLTITTGRSEADEPPMEGSYSTGSGSAERPSKKSEPKRGERTKTPVLDNFGRDITRLAMEDKLDPIIGREKEIERVAQVLSRRKKNNPVLIGEPGVGKTAIAEGLALKIVQRKVSRVLYDKRVVALDLAALVAGTKYRGQFEERMKALMNELERSRDVILFIDELHTIIGAGGASGSLDASNIFKPALARGELQCIGATTLDEYRQYIEKDGALDRRFQKIMVEPATVEETIQILNNIKNKYEAHHHVRYSEDSIEKAVKLSERYITDRFLPDKAIDVMDEAGARVHLSNIHVPQEILELEKSIEEIKSEKNKVVKMQNFEEAARLRDKEKNMLEALDHAKQEWEEQSMESVYDVTETDITSVIAMMTGIPVVKVAQSESRKLLTMEAELKKEVIGQDEAIKKITKAIQRTRAGLKDPSRPIGSFIFLGPTGVGKTELAKALTRYLFDSEDALIRADMSEYMEKFSVSRLVGAPPGYVGYEEGGQLTEKVRRKPYSVVLIDEIEKAHPDVFNILLQVLDEGVLTDGLGRKVDFRNTIIIMTSNIGAKEIKSFGSGSGMGFSAPDDGTGSYKAMKSTIEDALKRVFNPEFLNRIDDTIVFHQLEKSDIFRIIDITAGKLFKRLKEMGIEVRIDEKAKEFLVEKGYDQKYGARPLKRALQKFVEDPLAEEMLKGRFTEGSVIQISFDEQEKELRFEEGTPAEPAKKSEPEEKLDKE; this comes from the coding sequence ATGGAAGGAAATTTTTCAAATAGAGTGCAGGATGTTATCAGACTCAGCCGCGAAGAGGCTCTTCGCCTGGGTCATGACTATATCGGCACGGAGCATCTCCTGCTCGGTCTGATCCGGGAAGGGGAGGGGATCGGAGCGAGAATTCTCAAAAATCTCAAGGTTGATCTCTTCCGTCTGAAACAGAAGATCGAGGAGAACACCCATCCCAAGGTTCCGGCCACGCAGATGGGCAACGTGCCGCTGACCAAGCAGGCCGAGAAGGTGCTCAAGATCACCTATCTCGAAGCCAAAATCTGCAAGTCCACCATCATCGGCACCGAGCATCTGTTGCTGTCGATCCTCAAGGGCGAGGACAATATCGCTTCCCAGATTCTCGAACAGTTCGGTGTGACCTACGACCTGGTCAGGGAGGAGTTGCTCACCATCACCACGGGCCGCAGCGAAGCGGACGAGCCGCCGATGGAGGGATCATACTCGACCGGTTCGGGCAGCGCCGAGCGTCCGTCGAAAAAGTCCGAACCGAAGCGCGGCGAGCGTACCAAGACGCCGGTGCTCGACAACTTTGGCCGCGACATTACGCGCCTCGCGATGGAAGACAAGCTCGACCCGATCATCGGGCGCGAAAAGGAGATCGAGCGCGTGGCGCAGGTGCTCAGCCGCCGCAAGAAGAACAACCCGGTGCTCATCGGCGAACCCGGCGTCGGCAAGACAGCCATCGCCGAGGGGCTGGCGCTCAAGATCGTGCAGCGCAAGGTGTCGCGCGTGCTCTACGACAAGCGCGTCGTGGCGCTCGACCTGGCGGCGCTCGTGGCGGGCACGAAGTATCGCGGCCAGTTTGAGGAGCGCATGAAGGCGCTCATGAACGAGCTGGAGCGTTCGCGTGACGTGATTCTCTTCATCGACGAGCTGCACACCATCATCGGCGCGGGCGGCGCGTCGGGTTCGCTCGATGCGAGCAACATCTTCAAGCCCGCCCTGGCGCGTGGCGAGTTGCAGTGCATCGGCGCGACCACGCTCGACGAGTACCGCCAGTACATCGAGAAGGATGGCGCTCTGGATCGCCGCTTCCAGAAGATCATGGTCGAACCGGCAACGGTGGAGGAGACGATCCAGATTCTGAACAACATCAAGAACAAGTACGAAGCTCACCACCACGTGCGTTACTCGGAAGACTCCATCGAAAAGGCGGTCAAGCTTTCGGAGCGCTACATCACCGACCGTTTCCTGCCCGACAAGGCGATCGATGTCATGGACGAGGCTGGCGCGAGGGTGCACCTGAGCAACATCCACGTACCACAGGAGATTCTCGAACTCGAAAAATCCATCGAGGAGATCAAGAGCGAGAAGAACAAGGTGGTCAAGATGCAGAACTTCGAGGAGGCGGCACGCCTGCGCGACAAGGAGAAGAACATGCTCGAAGCGCTCGACCACGCCAAGCAGGAGTGGGAGGAGCAGTCGATGGAGAGCGTCTATGACGTGACCGAAACCGACATTACTTCGGTGATTGCCATGATGACCGGCATTCCGGTGGTGAAGGTGGCGCAGTCCGAGTCCAGGAAGCTGCTCACCATGGAGGCGGAGCTGAAGAAAGAGGTGATCGGCCAGGACGAGGCGATCAAGAAGATAACCAAGGCGATCCAGCGCACCCGCGCGGGGCTGAAGGATCCGTCGCGTCCCATCGGTTCGTTCATCTTCCTCGGCCCCACCGGCGTCGGCAAGACCGAGCTGGCCAAGGCGCTGACCCGTTATCTGTTCGACAGCGAGGATGCGCTCATTCGCGCTGACATGAGCGAGTACATGGAGAAGTTCTCGGTGAGCCGCCTGGTTGGCGCGCCTCCCGGCTACGTCGGCTACGAAGAGGGCGGTCAGCTCACCGAAAAGGTGCGCCGCAAGCCCTACTCGGTGGTGCTGATCGACGAGATCGAAAAGGCGCATCCCGACGTCTTCAACATCCTGTTGCAGGTGCTCGACGAGGGAGTGCTGACCGACGGTCTTGGCCGCAAGGTCGATTTCCGCAACACGATCATCATCATGACCTCCAACATCGGTGCCAAAGAGATCAAGAGTTTCGGCTCCGGCTCCGGCATGGGCTTTTCGGCTCCCGATGATGGCACCGGCAGCTACAAGGCGATGAAATCGACCATCGAGGATGCCCTGAAGCGCGTCTTCAACCCGGAGTTCCTGAACCGCATCGACGACACGATTGTCTTCCACCAGCTCGAAAAGTCCGATATCTTCAGGATCATCGACATCACGGCGGGCAAGCTCTTCAAGCGCCTGAAGGAGATGGGCATCGAGGTGCGGATCGACGAGAAGGCCAAGGAGTTCCTCGTCGAGAAAGGCTACGACCAGAAGTACGGCGCGAGGCCGCTCAAGCGAGCCTTGCAGAAGTTTGTCGAGGATCCGCTCGCCGAAGAGATGCTCAAGGGGCGCTTCACTGAAGGCAGCGTCATTCAGATATCCTTTGACGAGCAGGAGAAGGAGCTGCGCTTCGAGGAGGGCACTCCCGCCGAACCGGCCAAAAAGAGCGAACCCGAGGAGAAGCTCGACAAGGAGTGA
- a CDS encoding TrpB-like pyridoxal phosphate-dependent enzyme: protein MSTEPTKILLSEDEMPRQWYNIQADLPTPMPPPVGLDGTPIGPDALAQVFPMNLIEQEVSTERWIDIPEEILGILKLWRPSPLYRARRLEAALGTPAKIYYKNEGVSPAGSHKPNTAVAQAWYNREFGIKYLTTETGAGQWGSALAMSCKLIGIECKVFMVRISFDQKPFRKIMMKTWGAECIPSPSPLTAIGRKMLEEDPDTPGSLAIAISEALEQAVERDDTRYALGSVLNHVMLHQTIIGLEAKKQFDKIGRYPDIVIGCAGGGSNFAGISFPFICDKIHGKDVRVIATEPEACPTLTRGPYVYDSGDVAKMTPLLPMHSLGHRFIPPAIHAGGLRYHGMAPLVSHVKRIGLIEATALPQTECYEAALLFAHTEGFIPAPETSHAIAQTIREAKQAKEEGKEKVILMNWSGHGLMDLQGYDAYMSGRISDFPLPEEMLQRSLSSLEGHPQVPKL from the coding sequence ATGAGTACAGAGCCTACCAAAATCCTCCTCAGCGAGGATGAAATGCCCCGTCAGTGGTACAATATTCAGGCTGACCTGCCCACTCCCATGCCGCCGCCGGTGGGGCTGGACGGGACGCCGATCGGGCCGGACGCGCTGGCGCAGGTGTTTCCGATGAACCTGATCGAACAGGAGGTCAGCACAGAACGCTGGATCGATATTCCGGAGGAGATTCTCGGCATCCTCAAACTCTGGCGGCCATCGCCGCTCTACCGCGCCCGGCGGCTCGAAGCGGCGCTCGGCACTCCGGCCAAAATCTACTACAAGAACGAAGGAGTCTCGCCCGCCGGCAGCCACAAGCCCAACACGGCGGTGGCGCAGGCGTGGTACAACCGAGAGTTCGGCATCAAGTACCTCACCACCGAAACCGGCGCGGGGCAGTGGGGCAGCGCACTGGCAATGAGCTGCAAGCTGATCGGCATCGAGTGCAAGGTGTTCATGGTGCGCATCAGCTTTGACCAGAAGCCGTTCCGCAAGATCATGATGAAGACCTGGGGCGCGGAGTGCATCCCCAGCCCGAGTCCACTGACGGCCATCGGGCGCAAGATGCTCGAAGAGGATCCCGACACGCCGGGCAGCCTGGCCATCGCCATCAGCGAAGCCCTCGAGCAGGCGGTCGAGCGCGACGATACCCGCTACGCCCTCGGCAGCGTACTGAACCACGTGATGCTGCACCAGACCATCATCGGTCTGGAAGCCAAAAAGCAGTTCGACAAAATCGGGCGCTACCCGGACATCGTCATCGGGTGCGCAGGCGGCGGCTCGAACTTTGCGGGAATCAGCTTCCCGTTCATCTGCGACAAGATTCACGGCAAGGATGTGCGGGTGATCGCCACAGAGCCGGAGGCCTGCCCGACGCTGACGAGGGGGCCGTACGTTTACGACTCGGGCGACGTAGCGAAAATGACGCCGCTCCTGCCGATGCACAGCCTCGGCCACCGCTTCATCCCTCCGGCGATCCACGCAGGCGGCCTGCGCTACCACGGCATGGCTCCGCTGGTGAGCCACGTCAAGCGCATCGGGCTGATCGAGGCCACCGCGCTGCCGCAGACCGAGTGCTACGAAGCGGCGCTGCTCTTCGCCCACACCGAAGGGTTCATCCCCGCGCCGGAGACCTCGCACGCCATCGCGCAGACCATCCGCGAAGCGAAGCAGGCCAAAGAGGAGGGCAAGGAGAAGGTGATTTTGATGAACTGGTCGGGCCACGGCCTGATGGATTTGCAGGGCTACGATGCCTACATGTCGGGCAGGATCAGCGACTTCCCACTGCCCGAAGAGATGCTGCAACGCTCACTCTCCTCGCTTGAAGGCCACCCGCAGGTGCCAAAGCTGTAA
- a CDS encoding addiction module protein: protein MESVEELAKKAIDLDPKERIRLVEAILYSLDKPDPEIEKSWIAESEARYDAFKRGELQAEDWDKIRKRYER from the coding sequence ATGGAATCTGTAGAGGAACTGGCGAAAAAAGCTATTGATCTCGATCCTAAGGAGAGAATTCGGCTGGTGGAGGCTATTTTGTACAGCCTCGATAAGCCTGATCCTGAAATTGAGAAAAGCTGGATAGCAGAATCTGAGGCTCGTTATGATGCGTTCAAGCGAGGGGAGCTTCAGGCTGAGGATTGGGATAAAATCAGAAAAAGGTACGAACGTTGA
- the thiL gene encoding thiamine-phosphate kinase encodes MSYKPISEIGEFGLIERLSKITAPSAKKRPELLEGIGDDCAVWQLGESEVQVVTTDLLTEHVHFDLLTTPMHHLGSKAISVNVSDICAMNAFPDYALISIAVPPKMPVEMVEELYRGIEHAASAYGLAIAGGDTSSSPSGLFISVSMTGRTTPEQLALRKGAALGDLICVTGTLGGSTAGLHLLQRERATMIEQMRNNEPYNKEVMAELQEYAEAIRCHLLPEARIDIIDFFSEEGIVPTAMIDISDGLVADLGHLCRRSGVGAHIDESRIPVLPEARAVAEEFQQDAFDWALTGGEDYQLLFTLPKSQYDLVAAHRDITVIGEITEKEEGMLLTDIFGMTIDMAEMKRGFDHFAG; translated from the coding sequence ATGTCATATAAACCTATTTCCGAGATCGGCGAATTCGGCCTCATCGAGCGGCTTTCAAAGATCACCGCGCCATCCGCGAAGAAGCGCCCGGAGCTGCTCGAAGGCATCGGCGACGACTGCGCCGTCTGGCAGCTTGGCGAGTCGGAGGTGCAGGTGGTCACGACCGACCTGTTGACCGAGCACGTGCACTTCGACCTGTTGACCACGCCCATGCACCACCTCGGCAGCAAGGCGATCAGCGTCAACGTCTCGGACATCTGCGCCATGAACGCTTTTCCGGACTACGCGCTCATCTCGATTGCCGTGCCGCCGAAGATGCCGGTCGAGATGGTCGAGGAGCTGTACCGCGGCATCGAACACGCCGCTTCGGCGTACGGCCTCGCCATCGCGGGCGGCGACACCTCGTCGTCACCATCGGGCCTCTTCATCTCGGTCTCGATGACCGGGCGGACAACTCCCGAACAGCTCGCCTTGCGCAAGGGAGCCGCGCTGGGCGACCTGATTTGCGTCACCGGCACTCTAGGCGGATCGACCGCCGGGCTGCACCTGCTGCAACGCGAACGGGCCACCATGATCGAGCAGATGCGCAACAACGAGCCGTACAACAAGGAGGTGATGGCCGAATTGCAGGAGTACGCCGAAGCGATCCGCTGCCACCTCTTGCCCGAAGCGCGCATCGACATCATCGACTTTTTCAGCGAGGAGGGCATCGTGCCAACCGCGATGATCGACATTTCCGACGGCCTCGTCGCCGACCTCGGCCACCTCTGCCGCCGCTCCGGCGTGGGGGCGCACATCGACGAGAGCCGCATTCCGGTGCTGCCCGAAGCGCGAGCCGTGGCCGAAGAGTTCCAGCAGGACGCCTTCGACTGGGCGCTCACCGGCGGCGAGGACTACCAGCTCCTCTTCACACTGCCGAAGTCGCAGTACGACCTCGTCGCCGCCCACCGCGACATCACGGTCATCGGCGAAATCACCGAGAAAGAGGAGGGCATGTTACTGACCGACATCTTCGGCATGACCATCGACATGGCCGAGATGAAGCGGGGCTTCGACCACTTCGCGGGGTGA
- the ftsY gene encoding signal recognition particle-docking protein FtsY encodes MGFFDKLGLSRLKEGLTKTRDTLKEKLAFVSKGKTEVDDEFLEELENILVAADVGVETTLDIVDAITERSKGKTYRSEEELNAMVMEEIRKLLVESSHDHPVDFDAPLSAKPYVIMIVGVNGAGKTTSVAKLAHNYDKAGKKVVIAAADTFRAAAYEQLKIWADRAGVPIIGQGQGADPASVVFDSVSSAVSKGTDVVLVDTAGRLHNKSHLMEELAKIMRVAKKKIPEAPHEVLLVLDGTTGQNAVQQAREFTKFVNVTGLVVTKLDGTSKGGIVLSISRELNLPVKYIGVGEKIDDLQLFDRGSFVEALLEKENGKAEG; translated from the coding sequence ATGGGCTTTTTTGACAAGTTAGGGCTGTCGCGCCTCAAGGAGGGGCTCACCAAAACCCGCGACACGCTCAAGGAGAAACTCGCGTTCGTCTCCAAAGGCAAGACCGAGGTGGATGACGAGTTTCTCGAAGAACTCGAGAACATCCTCGTCGCCGCCGACGTTGGCGTCGAGACCACGCTCGACATCGTCGATGCAATCACCGAGCGCTCGAAAGGCAAAACCTACCGTTCGGAGGAGGAGCTGAACGCGATGGTGATGGAGGAGATTCGCAAGCTGCTGGTCGAATCGAGCCACGACCATCCGGTCGATTTCGACGCGCCGCTCTCGGCAAAACCCTACGTCATCATGATCGTCGGCGTGAACGGCGCGGGCAAGACCACCAGCGTCGCAAAACTGGCGCACAACTACGACAAGGCGGGCAAAAAGGTGGTGATCGCCGCCGCCGACACCTTCCGCGCCGCCGCCTACGAGCAGCTCAAAATCTGGGCCGACCGCGCCGGAGTGCCGATCATCGGCCAGGGGCAGGGGGCCGATCCGGCCTCGGTGGTGTTCGACTCGGTCAGCTCGGCGGTCTCGAAAGGCACCGACGTGGTGCTGGTCGATACGGCGGGCCGCCTGCACAACAAGAGCCACCTCATGGAGGAGCTGGCCAAGATCATGCGCGTCGCAAAGAAGAAGATTCCCGAAGCGCCGCACGAAGTGCTGCTCGTGCTCGACGGCACCACCGGCCAGAACGCCGTGCAGCAGGCCCGCGAGTTCACCAAGTTCGTCAACGTCACCGGTCTCGTCGTCACCAAGCTCGACGGCACCTCGAAAGGCGGCATCGTGCTCTCGATTTCGCGCGAGCTGAACCTGCCGGTCAAGTACATCGGCGTCGGCGAAAAGATCGACGACCTCCAGCTCTTCGACCGCGGCAGCTTCGTCGAAGCGCTGCTCGAAAAGGAGAATGGTAAAGCGGAGGGGTGA
- a CDS encoding DUF3307 domain-containing protein: MEKIAAVLIAAHVLGDFVFQPDFIAQNKRQPLVLLLHAAIHALLAWLLLQSWHCWRVPVFVMIAHAAIDLLKQRYPQESLNAFIADQAAHILCLLILAWYLVRNSILPGFPGTGYQAIIEVAGFTSVVRGSGFPVAYVSGKLLRENDLNFDGIPNGGKLIGYFERALIFLFFVIGHPEGIGFLAAAKSILRFEEAKEQKQAEYILIGTLLSFSIAIALSSLTLYAMRL, translated from the coding sequence ATGGAAAAGATTGCCGCCGTTCTCATAGCCGCGCATGTTCTGGGGGATTTCGTGTTCCAGCCGGATTTTATCGCGCAGAACAAACGGCAGCCACTCGTGTTGCTGCTCCATGCAGCGATCCACGCTCTGCTCGCCTGGCTGCTGTTGCAGTCATGGCATTGCTGGAGGGTGCCGGTTTTCGTCATGATTGCCCATGCCGCCATCGATCTGCTCAAGCAGCGGTATCCGCAGGAAAGCCTCAACGCATTCATCGCCGATCAGGCGGCCCATATTCTGTGTCTTCTCATTCTTGCCTGGTACCTTGTCAGGAACTCGATTCTTCCCGGCTTTCCCGGAACCGGTTATCAAGCCATCATCGAGGTTGCCGGATTTACGAGCGTCGTCAGAGGCAGCGGTTTTCCTGTGGCCTATGTTTCCGGCAAGTTGCTTCGTGAAAACGATTTAAATTTTGATGGAATTCCAAATGGCGGTAAACTCATCGGTTACTTCGAGCGGGCGCTGATTTTCCTTTTTTTTGTCATCGGCCACCCGGAAGGCATCGGTTTTCTCGCGGCGGCCAAATCGATTCTGCGGTTCGAGGAGGCAAAAGAGCAAAAGCAGGCTGAATACATTCTGATCGGAACGTTATTGAGCTTCTCGATCGCCATTGCCCTGTCGTCACTCACGCTGTATGCGATGAGGTTGTGA
- a CDS encoding GIY-YIG nuclease family protein codes for MQYTIFGQNSRQGSYVLLIGLDRRIEVAFGKFRNGAAIELVPGRYLYVGSALGSAKGRFPLASRLLRHASRSDGKAAHAIRSALHDLFMSWGYRLPAGRGDKKLHWHIDYLLDREEAEIEHLFIFPGETRLEPQLAALLAATTGAIPVVDRLGAQDAASGTHFFRIDDTAAVLERLEAAWKAMVREG; via the coding sequence ATGCAGTATACCATTTTCGGGCAGAATTCCCGACAGGGCAGCTACGTTCTGCTGATCGGCCTCGACCGCAGGATCGAAGTGGCGTTCGGCAAATTCAGGAACGGCGCGGCGATCGAGCTGGTGCCGGGCCGTTACCTCTACGTCGGCTCGGCGCTCGGCAGCGCGAAAGGCCGCTTCCCGCTCGCCTCTCGCCTCTTGCGCCACGCATCGCGAAGCGACGGAAAAGCGGCGCACGCCATCAGGAGCGCGTTGCACGATCTCTTCATGTCATGGGGATACCGACTGCCCGCCGGTCGGGGGGATAAAAAACTGCACTGGCACATCGACTACCTGCTCGACCGTGAGGAGGCTGAAATCGAACACCTCTTCATCTTTCCGGGCGAAACGAGACTGGAGCCGCAGCTCGCCGCGCTCCTGGCTGCAACGACCGGCGCGATTCCCGTTGTCGACCGCCTCGGAGCGCAGGACGCCGCTTCGGGCACGCATTTTTTCAGGATCGATGATACGGCAGCGGTGCTTGAACGGCTGGAGGCTGCGTGGAAGGCGATGGTTCGGGAGGGGTGA
- a CDS encoding protein-L-isoaspartate(D-aspartate) O-methyltransferase, translated as MQQNGDMARERQEMVAQLELYGIRNARVLDAFRTVRRHLFVDEESRPYAYSDGAMSIGFGQTISQPYTVAYMTSLLVERRPSGRVLEIGTGSGYQAAILDALGYEVFTIERIAGLYEAAGRVLDALELPVQRRLGDGTLGWPEEAPFDGIIVTAAAPHEPRTLMSQLADGGVLVVPVGDLGSQQMTVIRRRGERFEHELFHSFAFVPLCGSEGWGDNNE; from the coding sequence ATGCAACAGAATGGCGACATGGCGCGTGAGCGCCAGGAGATGGTGGCGCAGCTCGAACTGTACGGCATCCGGAACGCTCGCGTGCTCGATGCGTTCCGAACGGTCAGGCGGCACCTGTTCGTCGATGAGGAGAGCAGGCCATACGCCTACAGCGATGGAGCCATGTCTATCGGATTCGGCCAGACCATCTCGCAGCCCTACACGGTGGCCTATATGACTTCGCTTCTCGTGGAGCGCCGCCCTTCCGGCAGGGTGCTGGAAATCGGCACCGGTTCGGGCTACCAGGCGGCCATTCTCGACGCGCTGGGCTACGAGGTGTTCACCATCGAGCGGATCGCCGGACTCTACGAAGCGGCGGGGCGTGTGCTCGATGCGCTGGAATTGCCCGTTCAGCGGCGTCTCGGTGATGGAACGCTCGGCTGGCCGGAGGAGGCGCCGTTCGACGGCATCATCGTGACCGCCGCCGCGCCTCACGAGCCTCGCACGCTCATGAGCCAGCTTGCCGATGGTGGCGTGCTCGTCGTGCCGGTCGGCGACCTCGGCTCCCAGCAGATGACCGTGATCCGGCGCAGGGGCGAGAGGTTCGAGCACGAGCTATTTCACAGCTTCGCCTTCGTGCCGCTTTGCGGGAGCGAAGGTTGGGGAGACAACAACGAATAA
- a CDS encoding peptidyl-prolyl cis-trans isomerase — MSKLRDKTHIVLFVLVAAFLALIVFEWGMNFTGPTSKAGVAGKVNGESISMKDYETLYNNLVNSYRQSNPEAEITSSIDAKLREQAWNYAVDQALIQQLLKKYGIDVTDQEVLDAVNSDLNPPMIIRQNFTDPQTGKIDRKLLEQARSDPKAKEFWVNAQEAVKRELMVGKLLMALKTMVVVTDPELTEVVQRQFTTFTGSFIPFPISYAGAESSFPVKDEEIKSWYEAHKAQFREEPTRSAEFVFFPLTPSAQDSLQVKKEIDGLIPQFASAASDSEFVKIQSDMPNAVNVALSRADFSPAAGNAVFGSPKLAPGQIVGPIADQGYYRLLKIKSITTGEPVASASHILIRLNPADKADGERVMGLLRKISDEMRSGASFASLAAKYSQDPGSARNGGSVGWFTKDRMVPQFAQAVFAGRPGQIVGPVQTQFGLHIIKIEGFDNRRIVSSEVVRQIKASTQTSESIKRNAAAFQSEAKSKGFEAAAKVQKLEVGKTGDFTRQSLLAVPGMGETVTKFAFKAKEGDVSDVLDTDKGFVVTKLLSKNDTGYHQLDEQLTAMIKAELVREKQGTALKSKLVTLSKSSGGSLDAIVAKDPSLRKITSNEIRWRDGYIDGYGVDPRLVEAMAGMKLNTLSQPVQSGGGYALVVLTSRQLAPGLDLAAEKQKVLPQLMKVRQEQFLSEYLNAYRRNSKIEDFR; from the coding sequence ATGAGCAAGTTGAGGGACAAGACGCATATCGTGCTCTTTGTCCTTGTAGCAGCGTTCCTTGCCCTCATCGTTTTCGAGTGGGGGATGAACTTCACCGGCCCGACCAGTAAAGCGGGCGTCGCCGGAAAGGTCAATGGCGAGTCGATCTCCATGAAGGATTACGAAACGCTCTACAACAACCTCGTCAACAGCTACCGGCAGAGCAATCCGGAGGCTGAAATCACCTCCAGCATCGATGCAAAGCTCCGTGAACAGGCGTGGAATTACGCCGTCGATCAGGCGCTCATCCAGCAACTCCTCAAAAAATATGGTATCGATGTGACAGATCAGGAGGTGCTCGACGCGGTCAACAGCGATCTCAATCCGCCGATGATCATCCGCCAGAACTTCACCGATCCGCAGACCGGTAAAATCGACCGCAAGCTGCTCGAACAGGCGCGCAGCGACCCGAAGGCCAAGGAGTTCTGGGTCAACGCCCAGGAGGCGGTCAAGCGAGAGCTGATGGTGGGCAAGCTGCTCATGGCGCTGAAAACCATGGTCGTAGTCACCGATCCCGAGCTTACCGAGGTGGTTCAGCGCCAGTTCACCACCTTCACCGGCTCCTTCATTCCGTTCCCGATCAGCTATGCGGGGGCCGAAAGCAGTTTCCCGGTCAAGGATGAAGAGATCAAGTCGTGGTACGAGGCTCACAAGGCGCAGTTCAGGGAGGAGCCGACACGCAGCGCTGAATTTGTGTTTTTCCCGCTGACCCCCTCCGCGCAGGACAGCCTTCAGGTCAAAAAAGAGATCGACGGCCTGATTCCGCAGTTCGCCTCGGCGGCGAGCGACAGCGAGTTCGTCAAGATTCAGAGCGACATGCCGAACGCGGTGAACGTGGCGCTTTCGAGAGCCGATTTTTCACCCGCGGCAGGCAATGCGGTGTTCGGTTCACCGAAACTCGCGCCCGGCCAGATTGTTGGCCCGATTGCCGATCAGGGCTACTACCGCCTGCTGAAAATCAAGAGTATCACGACCGGCGAGCCGGTGGCAAGCGCCTCGCATATCCTGATTCGCCTCAATCCGGCGGACAAGGCTGATGGCGAGCGCGTCATGGGGCTGCTCAGGAAGATTTCCGATGAGATGAGGAGCGGCGCGTCATTCGCTTCGCTGGCCGCGAAATATTCGCAGGATCCCGGCAGCGCCCGCAATGGCGGCTCTGTCGGCTGGTTCACCAAAGATCGTATGGTGCCGCAGTTCGCCCAGGCGGTGTTCGCCGGACGTCCTGGCCAGATCGTCGGGCCGGTGCAGACCCAGTTCGGACTGCATATCATAAAAATCGAAGGGTTTGACAACCGGCGCATCGTCTCTTCCGAAGTCGTCCGTCAGATCAAGGCCTCCACGCAGACCTCCGAGTCGATCAAGCGCAATGCCGCGGCCTTCCAGTCCGAGGCGAAGTCGAAAGGGTTCGAAGCGGCGGCCAAGGTGCAAAAGCTCGAAGTGGGCAAAACCGGAGATTTCACGCGCCAGAGCCTCCTCGCCGTTCCCGGAATGGGCGAGACCGTCACCAAATTTGCGTTCAAAGCGAAAGAGGGAGATGTTTCCGATGTGCTCGATACCGACAAGGGTTTTGTCGTCACGAAGCTCCTGTCGAAGAACGATACCGGTTATCATCAACTCGATGAACAGCTTACGGCGATGATCAAGGCCGAGCTGGTGCGCGAGAAGCAGGGGACGGCGCTGAAATCGAAGCTGGTCACCCTGTCGAAAAGCTCCGGCGGATCACTCGACGCTATCGTCGCGAAGGATCCCTCGCTGCGCAAGATCACCTCGAACGAGATTCGCTGGCGTGACGGTTACATCGATGGCTACGGCGTCGATCCCCGGCTCGTGGAGGCGATGGCCGGCATGAAGCTGAACACGCTCTCGCAGCCGGTACAGAGTGGCGGCGGCTATGCGCTCGTGGTGCTGACCAGCCGCCAGCTTGCGCCTGGCCTCGATCTTGCCGCCGAGAAGCAGAAGGTGCTGCCGCAACTCATGAAGGTCAGGCAGGAGCAGTTCCTCTCCGAATATCTGAACGCTTATCGCCGGAACTCCAAGATCGAGGATTTCAGGTAG